A segment of the Cotesia glomerata isolate CgM1 linkage group LG2, MPM_Cglom_v2.3, whole genome shotgun sequence genome:
aagtcacagcagttacatagtgactgcaaggtcgctagttttttattaaatatcatttattttgtgtaattttaaatacctacttcaattaatttcttgcttttacttaaatttcacagaatagttattaaaatttttatgtaaacaactttttattaaaaaaaaattatttttcttaggtaaaaaatttaattatcaaaattatcaatgaaattttttttctttagattttggaaaaatttcaaaaagattatttataataatttaacaaattcttaagaattattcattattagcattaaatagtaaattttattctgtgttttattttaaatttaattttccataaaCTAGAAGAAATattatgacaagaaaaaataaacaaataatgattattgattgcttattctaataaataataataatttatacgtATATTTATATCTAGAGAACATGTTGGTGGAACGAAGTTTGCAAAGAAGAGTTTCATAGTAAATTCCGGTGTCGCTGTCCTAGATGGTCTTACTGCCGAGCACCAGGAAAATATTATGACGCTCATTGCAGCATAACACGTACCGGGTACATCTGGACCCAGCCCGAAATGTCTCTTGCCACCGAGgctgaaaaatgaaatattttataatataatatattatatgcATCGTTCGAAAATCAAAAGCTAcataattaccaaaattatACGCCGTTTACTAATTACTGTCAACTGCCCTGTCTTTCAAACTTgaacaatatttaaatatttaatcattaattattattattgttttaaaaatgctTACAAGTACGGATTTTTAACGTACACTGCCTGTGATTTCTCCGAAAATTCAgcatgttaaatatttattaaatcgtCTATTGTTatgtaataaatgataataaaattaattatttactcgtcgagttatatttattgttaattatacaAATGTaagagttaaataaaaattcatcgaaaattattcatttatttctttaaaaatcctttttcttgattttcaatatttattttttgtaatggtcatttttttttcaataattattattattaaagcaATGATGGACGTTTACTACTTATgacttaattataaaaaatttttacgataacttaagcttgaaaaacaataattaaattctgtagtaaattaagatataaaattttttaataatcaaatttaattttagaaattttattaattattattttttgtgacttcaataattaattttaacataattttGTGTACTCTAAAATGTCactatatttacaaaatttttttacagtgtgcaatttattaataatataacaaaaagtatcattttaaaatttactagcaataaaaaagtttgaaaatgaaaaaatttactatttaaagcattaaaaattaaaaattacctgattgtattttacaatttaattttttcaattaaaaaaaaatttcataattaatttttatcataaaaatcttATTAATTCGATTCTGGACAGAACTACCACATGGTATTATAAATTCCCAGAGTTTAagcatttttaaaagtaaagtatTCGACTTTTTTATGTTACGTGAGATTGAAGGAAAACAGTAATTTAattctgattttattttatgatttttgtattgagactaattatattttttgtcatttctGTGCTTTTCTTAGATACTATTCTgattagacaaaaaaaataaaatatgctacttaaattctaaattctagaaatgtgaatttatttattaaacaatactacacggagaaaaattaattatactatttactatacaaaaatattaactcctactatctgaaatggtaataaaattaattagtcacaaATTAATAGGTGGTATaattgacaattgtaatagttactattaataatggtaacgattactatcgaaaatgataattgtaattattaaaaattataactgctataatcgtagatggtaactgtaaccatctcagattataaaaattctaaaaaaaaaaaataatatatatttatttaattaaattctttatttgcatccatattttagttatgtacattttttcttttaaattattaaaacaagtAATAACACAATTGTTTAAAtccatatatgataaaaattttcaaatattagagctgttattgattactttgaatgatataatttttgaaaattatgttttttaaaaattttttgtaagatttaaaatttttttttgaaatttcaatttttttttaaatttgaatttcattgaaaattttgatttttttggaaatttcaaatttttttttttaatttggcgTTAAAACTTGTTTTAaacaactaaaaatttaaatataaattcaatccgaatttaatcccgattttttgtgcACTACACTGCGCTACAACTGCTTTTAGTTAATTCAGAAATGCATCCACGCTAACGTAGATtcttaattgtttaaatattttttactagcttagatagtaactattattattactgatggtcACTGTAACAatcaggttatattaggaattacgattttgataatagtacacgcagaaaaaaattttgttaaaataacttaaGATATGTTCTAGTAACAAATGCATTAGTtaac
Coding sequences within it:
- the LOC123259214 gene encoding uncharacterized protein LOC123259214, with product MADRDALPRRLLLLFVLLLAVNSIKSRHTITKRNYSDQSVKGYLAERTCWWNEVCKEEFHSKFRCRCPRWSYCRAPGKYYDAHCSITRTGYIWTQPEMSLATEAEK